In Bdellovibrio sp. GT3, one genomic interval encodes:
- a CDS encoding rhodanese-like domain-containing protein, which translates to MTVKIYDFTSKTSNPNFDDVHDIAPTELHQNLSTVKMIDVRQPDEYTGELGHVPGSELLVLDTLPDHLENLPKDQTIVFICRSGARSARATAFAKMNGFTHVFNMLGGMIHWNELQLPVER; encoded by the coding sequence ATGACAGTGAAAATATACGATTTCACCTCAAAAACCAGCAACCCCAACTTTGACGATGTTCACGACATTGCTCCCACTGAACTTCATCAAAACTTGTCGACAGTAAAAATGATCGACGTTCGTCAACCTGACGAATACACGGGCGAGCTTGGCCACGTTCCGGGATCAGAGTTATTGGTGCTTGATACTCTGCCGGATCATTTGGAAAACCTTCCGAAAGACCAAACTATAGTTTTCATCTGTCGCAGCGGAGCCCGTTCGGCTCGCGCCACTGCTTTTGCAAAGATGAATGGATTCACACACGTTTTTAATATGCTGGGCGGAATGATTCATTGGAATGAATTACAACTGCCTGTTGAAAGATAA